A window of Echeneis naucrates chromosome 13, fEcheNa1.1, whole genome shotgun sequence contains these coding sequences:
- the tbx2b gene encoding T-box transcription factor TBX2b isoform X2, producing MRDPVFTGTAMAYHPFHAHRPTDFPMSAFLAAAQPSFFPALSLPPGALTKPIPDHSLAGAAEAGLHPALSHHQAAHLRSMKSLEPEEEVDDDPKVTLEAKDLWDQFHKLGTEMVITKSGRRMFPPFKVRINGLDKKAKYILLMDIVAADDCRYKFHNSRWMVAGKADPEMPKRMYIHPDSPATGEQWMAKPVAFHKLKLTNNISDKHGFTILNSMHKYQPRFHIVRANDILKLPYSTFRTYVFPETEFVAVTAYQNDKITQLKIDNNPFAKGFRDTGNGRREKRKQLTMPSLRMYEDQCKADREGADSDASSSEAPAGRDAVHSPLGAGSSPLRFSRPGREEKTCTDSEQELEHQDDHCTASNSPGPEPVSPFSSRCEDRIRDRPGAEKKDESIFSIRNLEKDKAESRHRKDATDALTKDSESGGISATKDAFSPLMVQTESPSHFSPGHLQSLALSGLHSQQFFNPLNAGSPLLFHPGQFAMAPGAFSAMGMGHLLASVSGAGSLENGSLSTQGTAGTPSPFPFHLSQHMLASQGIPMPPFGGLFSYPYTYMAAAAAAASASALPTTSTSSPLSRNPFLGSSRPRLRFNPYQLPVSLPQSSSLLTTGLPSGLNPGSESSKPGSREASPAPEHHSNHKSGGSSGRAPSPKTSIKDSVNELQSIQRLVSGLEGQREPPSPTADSPK from the exons ATGAGAGATCCAGTTTTTACGGGGACTGCAATGGCTTATCACCCTTTCCACGCACACCGGCCGACCGACTTCCCCATGTCCGCCTTCCTGGCGGCCGCGCAGCCGTCCTTCTTCCCGGCGCTGAGCCTCCCTCCCGGGGCGCTCACCAAGCCCATCCCGGATCACAGCCTGGCCGGGGCGGCGGAGGCTGGGCTCCACCCGGCCCTCAGCCACCATCAGGCGGCTCACCTCCGCAGCATGAAGAGCCTGGAGCCCGAGGAGGAGGTGGACGACGACCCCAAAGTCACACTGGAAGCCAAGGATCTCTGGGACCAGTTCCACAAACTGGGGACGGAGATGGTTATTACCAAGTCCGGAAG GAGGATGTTCCCGCCGTTCAAAGTCAGAATTAACGGCCTGGACAAAAAGGCCAAGTACATCCTGCTGATGGACATCGTGGCGGCCGACGACTGCCGCTACAAGTTCCACAACTCCCGCTGGATGGTGGCCGGGAAGGCCGATCCCGAGATGCCCAAGAGGATGTACATCCACCCGGACAGCCCGGCCACCGGGGAGCAGTGGATGGCCAAGCCCGTGGCCTTCCACAAGCTGAAGCTGACCAACAACATCTCCGACAAACACGGATTT aCCATCCTGAACTCCATGCATAAGTACCAGCCCCGGTTCCACATCGTCCGGGCCAACGACATCCTGAAGCTGCCCTACAGCACCTTCCGGACCTACGTCTTCCCCGAGACCGAGTTCGTGGCTGTGACCGCGTACCAGAACGACAAg ATCACTCAGCTGAAGATCGACAATAATCCGTTCGCGAAAGGATTCAGAGACACCGGGAACGGGAGGCGGGAGAAAAG GAAGCAGCTCACCATGCCGTCCCTCCGGATGTATGAGGACCAGTGTAAAGCGGACCGGGAGGGTGCGGACTCGGACGCGTCCTCCAGTGAAGCTCCGGCCGGCAGAGACGCCGTCCACTCCCCGCTGGGAGCCGGATCCAGCCCGCTGAGGTTCAGCAGACCAGGCCGAG AAGAGAAAACGTGCACTGACAGTGAACAGGAGCTGGAGCACCAGGACGACCACTGCACCGCCTCCAACAGTCCGGGGCCAGAACCCGTGTCCCCCTTCAGCTCCAGGTGTGAGGACCGGATCCGCGACAGGCCCGGTGCCGAGAAGAAGGACGAGTCCATATTCAGCATAAGGAACCTGGAGAAGGACAAGGCCGAGAGCCGGCACAGGAAGGACGCCACGGACGCACTGACAAAGGACTCAGAGTCCGGGGGCATCAGCGCCACTAAGGACGCCTTCTCCCCCCTCATGGTCCAGACGGAGAGCCCCTCACACTTCAGCCCGGGACACTTACAAAGCCTGGCTCTGTCCGGGCTGCACAGTCAGCAGTTCTTTAACCCCCTGAACGCCGGATCGCCGCTGTTGTTTCACCCCGGGCAGTTTGCCATGGCCCCCGGAGCCTTTTCTGCCATGGGCATGGGGCATCTGTTGGCCTCTGTATCGGGGGCGGGCAGCCTGGAGAACGGTAGCCTCTCCACCCAGGGCACGGCAGGAACCCccagccccttccccttccATCTGTCCCAGCACATGCTCGCCTCTCAG GGCATCCCGATGCCGCCGTTCGGAGGCCTCTTCTCGTATCCTTACACCTAcatggcggcggcggcggcggcggcctCGGCCTCGGCCCTCCCCACCACCAGCACCTCCAGCCCCCTGTCCAGGAACCCCTTCCTGGGTTCGTCCCGGCCTCGGCTCCGCTTTAACCCCTACCAGCTGCCGGTGTCGCTGCCTCAGAGCTCCAGTCTGCTCACCACCGGCCTGCCCTCCGGCCTCAACCCGGGCTCCGAGTCCTCCAAACCGGGCAGCAGGGAGGCCAGTCCGGCCCCGGAGCACCACAGCAACCACAAGTCAGGAGGGTCGAGCGGGAGGGCCCCGTCTCCAAAGACCTCCATCAAGGACTCGGTGAACGAGCTGCAGAGCATCCAGAGACTGGTGAGCGGCCTGGAGGGCCAGAGGGAGCCCCCCTCCCCGACCGCAGACTCTCCCAAGTGA
- the tbx2b gene encoding T-box transcription factor TBX2b isoform X1: protein MRDPVFTGTAMAYHPFHAHRPTDFPMSAFLAAAQPSFFPALSLPPGALTKPIPDHSLAGAAEAGLHPALSHHQAAHLRSMKSLEPEEEVDDDPKVTLEAKDLWDQFHKLGTEMVITKSGRRMFPPFKVRINGLDKKAKYILLMDIVAADDCRYKFHNSRWMVAGKADPEMPKRMYIHPDSPATGEQWMAKPVAFHKLKLTNNISDKHGFTILNSMHKYQPRFHIVRANDILKLPYSTFRTYVFPETEFVAVTAYQNDKITQLKIDNNPFAKGFRDTGNGRREKSLTNGAGWLCRKQLTMPSLRMYEDQCKADREGADSDASSSEAPAGRDAVHSPLGAGSSPLRFSRPGREEKTCTDSEQELEHQDDHCTASNSPGPEPVSPFSSRCEDRIRDRPGAEKKDESIFSIRNLEKDKAESRHRKDATDALTKDSESGGISATKDAFSPLMVQTESPSHFSPGHLQSLALSGLHSQQFFNPLNAGSPLLFHPGQFAMAPGAFSAMGMGHLLASVSGAGSLENGSLSTQGTAGTPSPFPFHLSQHMLASQGIPMPPFGGLFSYPYTYMAAAAAAASASALPTTSTSSPLSRNPFLGSSRPRLRFNPYQLPVSLPQSSSLLTTGLPSGLNPGSESSKPGSREASPAPEHHSNHKSGGSSGRAPSPKTSIKDSVNELQSIQRLVSGLEGQREPPSPTADSPK from the exons ATGAGAGATCCAGTTTTTACGGGGACTGCAATGGCTTATCACCCTTTCCACGCACACCGGCCGACCGACTTCCCCATGTCCGCCTTCCTGGCGGCCGCGCAGCCGTCCTTCTTCCCGGCGCTGAGCCTCCCTCCCGGGGCGCTCACCAAGCCCATCCCGGATCACAGCCTGGCCGGGGCGGCGGAGGCTGGGCTCCACCCGGCCCTCAGCCACCATCAGGCGGCTCACCTCCGCAGCATGAAGAGCCTGGAGCCCGAGGAGGAGGTGGACGACGACCCCAAAGTCACACTGGAAGCCAAGGATCTCTGGGACCAGTTCCACAAACTGGGGACGGAGATGGTTATTACCAAGTCCGGAAG GAGGATGTTCCCGCCGTTCAAAGTCAGAATTAACGGCCTGGACAAAAAGGCCAAGTACATCCTGCTGATGGACATCGTGGCGGCCGACGACTGCCGCTACAAGTTCCACAACTCCCGCTGGATGGTGGCCGGGAAGGCCGATCCCGAGATGCCCAAGAGGATGTACATCCACCCGGACAGCCCGGCCACCGGGGAGCAGTGGATGGCCAAGCCCGTGGCCTTCCACAAGCTGAAGCTGACCAACAACATCTCCGACAAACACGGATTT aCCATCCTGAACTCCATGCATAAGTACCAGCCCCGGTTCCACATCGTCCGGGCCAACGACATCCTGAAGCTGCCCTACAGCACCTTCCGGACCTACGTCTTCCCCGAGACCGAGTTCGTGGCTGTGACCGCGTACCAGAACGACAAg ATCACTCAGCTGAAGATCGACAATAATCCGTTCGCGAAAGGATTCAGAGACACCGGGAACGGGAGGCGGGAGAAAAG TCTGACTAATGGGGCGGGCTGGCTGTGCAGGAAGCAGCTCACCATGCCGTCCCTCCGGATGTATGAGGACCAGTGTAAAGCGGACCGGGAGGGTGCGGACTCGGACGCGTCCTCCAGTGAAGCTCCGGCCGGCAGAGACGCCGTCCACTCCCCGCTGGGAGCCGGATCCAGCCCGCTGAGGTTCAGCAGACCAGGCCGAG AAGAGAAAACGTGCACTGACAGTGAACAGGAGCTGGAGCACCAGGACGACCACTGCACCGCCTCCAACAGTCCGGGGCCAGAACCCGTGTCCCCCTTCAGCTCCAGGTGTGAGGACCGGATCCGCGACAGGCCCGGTGCCGAGAAGAAGGACGAGTCCATATTCAGCATAAGGAACCTGGAGAAGGACAAGGCCGAGAGCCGGCACAGGAAGGACGCCACGGACGCACTGACAAAGGACTCAGAGTCCGGGGGCATCAGCGCCACTAAGGACGCCTTCTCCCCCCTCATGGTCCAGACGGAGAGCCCCTCACACTTCAGCCCGGGACACTTACAAAGCCTGGCTCTGTCCGGGCTGCACAGTCAGCAGTTCTTTAACCCCCTGAACGCCGGATCGCCGCTGTTGTTTCACCCCGGGCAGTTTGCCATGGCCCCCGGAGCCTTTTCTGCCATGGGCATGGGGCATCTGTTGGCCTCTGTATCGGGGGCGGGCAGCCTGGAGAACGGTAGCCTCTCCACCCAGGGCACGGCAGGAACCCccagccccttccccttccATCTGTCCCAGCACATGCTCGCCTCTCAG GGCATCCCGATGCCGCCGTTCGGAGGCCTCTTCTCGTATCCTTACACCTAcatggcggcggcggcggcggcggcctCGGCCTCGGCCCTCCCCACCACCAGCACCTCCAGCCCCCTGTCCAGGAACCCCTTCCTGGGTTCGTCCCGGCCTCGGCTCCGCTTTAACCCCTACCAGCTGCCGGTGTCGCTGCCTCAGAGCTCCAGTCTGCTCACCACCGGCCTGCCCTCCGGCCTCAACCCGGGCTCCGAGTCCTCCAAACCGGGCAGCAGGGAGGCCAGTCCGGCCCCGGAGCACCACAGCAACCACAAGTCAGGAGGGTCGAGCGGGAGGGCCCCGTCTCCAAAGACCTCCATCAAGGACTCGGTGAACGAGCTGCAGAGCATCCAGAGACTGGTGAGCGGCCTGGAGGGCCAGAGGGAGCCCCCCTCCCCGACCGCAGACTCTCCCAAGTGA